In the genome of Arthrobacter sp. PAMC25284, the window ACCCTCCCGCGCTCCATCTGCGGGAGCGTCACGTCCATCGGCGCAGGATCCGCGGGAGCGTCCGCACTTGTGCCGCAAAGAGTACCCCCGGTCCTAAGGGGCCGGGGGTACTCTTATGCGTTGCTGTGGTGCGGAGGGCTCGCGGCCTTACCGCACGGGGCTGTCGCGGGCCAGGTCTGCGGTGTTGGTCGCGGCGCTGATGAGCAGGGCGGCGCCGAGCATGTGCGCGCCGACGAGCAACTCCGGGATGCCGTTGTAGTACTGCGTGAACCCGATTACGGCCTGCAGGAGGGTGACCCCCAACAGGAGGAGCACTCCGGTCCGGAACGGGCCGCGGATCCCGGCACGAATCACCAGGTACACCCCGAACAGCGCCCCGGCCGTCACCAGGTACGCGGGCACGGCGTGGATATGGGAGAACAGGTCCCAGTCGAGATTGTTGCGGGGGGCGTTGGCATCGCCGGCATGGGGGCCGGCCCCGGTCACGACGACGCCGAGGCAGACCGCCACTGCGGCAAAGACAGCGACGGCCATCATCACCGGCCGGGCTGCCCCCGGCAGGGCGGCAAGCTCGGCCGTCTGCGCGCGGCCGGTCCGGCCATATACGCGGTTGACGAGCAGCGTCGCCAGGACAACGAGTGCCATGGAGACCAGGAAGTGCAGGCCCACCACCCAGGGGTTCAGCCCGGAGAGGACGGTGATCCCGCCAATAATGGCCTGGGCGGGGATACTGGCGAGCAGCCCCAGGGCCAGCAGGAACAGATCACGGCGTTCCCGGCGGAGGTTCCACAGGTAGACCAACATCATCACCGCGACGGCAGCCAGCGCAAAGGTCAGAAGCCGGTTGCCGAACTCGATGATCCCGTGGATCCCCATCTCCGGGGTGTTCACGAGTGAATCTGCGGTGCAACGCGGCCAGGTCGGGCAGCCGAGGCCGGAAGCAGTGAGACGGACGGCACCGCCCGTCACCACGAGGACCGTCTGGCCGATCAGGGACAACACGGCCAGCCGCCTGACTGCCGTGTTGACCGTGCCGGGCAGGCGGGAGGTGATCCGGGAAGCCATCCGGGGTGAACGTGACGCCGTACTCACAGTGATCTCAATTCCATTTGAACCAACGGATTGCGGCCCCACCGGCGATCGCCGTCCAGAGCAGCAGGACAAACACGGCAGCGGTATTGACGCTGCCATGCAGGAACGCGTCCCTCAGAGCCTGTCCCAGCGCGCCGGACGGGAGCAGATGCGCGGCTGCCTGCGCCAGCGCGGGCAAACGTTCAGGGGGGATGACGATGCCGCCGAGGGACCCCAGCAGGATCCACAGCAAATTGGTGATGGCCAGCGTCGCCTCCGGCCGGACGGTCCCGGCGACGAGCAATCCCAGCGCGGTGAAGGCGGCCGCGCCCAGCACCAGCATGGCAAGGCCCGGCAGCCAGCCGGCAGGATTGGGTTCCCACCCGAGCACGAATGCCACTGCCGCGACCGCTATGACCTGCAGGAACAGGACCGCCAGAACGGCGAGCACCTTGCCGGCGATCAGGCCCGTGCGCCCCAGCGGTGTGGTGGAGAGGAAGCGGAGAACTCCGTACCGGCGGTCAAAACCGGTAGCGATGCCCTGCCCGGTGAAGGCGGTGGACAAGGCGCACAGGGCCAGGATTCCCGGCGCTGCGATGTTGATCCGGCTGGCGCCGAGCCCGTCCAGCAAAGGCGTCACCGTGAGTCCCACCATGGCGAGGAGTGGCAGAACGACCGCCAGGATCAGTTGTTCTCCGTTGCGCAGCATCGTGACGGTTTCATACTTGCCCTGCAGCAGGATCCGCCGCAGCAACGGTGCCGGGGCGCTGCCCAGTGCAGCACTTCCAAGAACCGGGGTCATCGGATCTCCCTTCCGGAGATGTCCAGGAAGACGTCCTCAAGGCTGCGTGCCTCAAGGCTCATGGAGCTGGGCATGATGCCGCGGACTGCCCACCAGGCCGTGACGGCCGCCAGATCCGACGGTGTCAGCGCCCCGGTGGCGGAATAGCTTCCTGCGCGGGATTCCCTGACTTCGATGGCCTCGGGCAGGACGCCGGTCAGGTCCAGGCCCGGCTCGGCTTCAAACAGGAGGGTCCTGATGTGCGGTCCGCCGTCGCCGGTCTCGAGCTCGTGCCGCAACAACTGGGCGACTGTGCCCTCTGCGACATTGCGGCCGGCATCGATGATGTAGACGTAGTCGGCCAGACGCTGGGCGTCGTCCATCAGGTGCGTGGTCAGGATGATGCCCATGCCGCGGTTCCGCAGCTCGGAGATCAACTCGAAAACCATTTGGCGGGACTGCGGGTCCAGGCCGGCGCTTGGTTCGTCGAGGAAAAGCACTTCGGGTTTCCCGACGAGGGCCGCGGCCAGGGCGAGGCGCTGTTTCTGCCCGCCGGACAGCCGGCGGACGGTGGTGCGGCTGAAAGCGTCAATTCCAAGGCGGCGGATCAGGTCCTCGACGGGCCAGGGGTCCTGGTACATGCCGGCAATGTGCCGCAACAGGGGGATGGGGCGCGCCGACGGCGGGAGCCCGCCGTCCTGCAGCATGACGCCTACCCGGGAACGCAGGGCCGCGCCCGCCGTGTCCGGATCCTGGCCGAGCAGGCTGATGGTGCCGGCCGTGCGCTTCTGCAGTCCCTGGGCGCATTCGATGGTGGTGGTTTTGCCCGCGCCGTTGGCCCCAAGCAGTGCCGTGACCTGTCCGCGCCCGGCGACGAGGGAAAGGCCGCTGACCACCCGCAGCATCTTGCCGTCGAGGGTGGGCAGCGGCCCAACATCCTTGACCAGCCCACTAATGGACAAAACGGGGGAAATGGGGGATCGCACCAAAGCATTCTACGTGATGTAGTACCCGCCGCGGCGGGGACGCGGAGCCGGCCGCGACGCCCGTCCCGGCCCCGCCGCTGCAGGCAGGGTAGCCATGCCTTACTGGCCGCCGGGAGTAAATTACGACATGATTGTGTTGTGTATTCCATGAGTATCCCCACGCCTGCGCGGTTTTCTGCGCACGGCTCCCCGCACGGGACGTCGGCCGACGCCCCGCAGGTGCCGGTGCCGTCGGGAACCCCGGCTGGGAGTGCCGCCCAGCCGCACGATGCTGACGAACGCACCCGCGACCGTGTCCTCAATGCGGTGCTGGAACATGGCCCGGTCAGTGCCGCCGAACTTGGTGACCTGCTGGGTTTCACGCCCGCCGCCGTGCGCCGCCACCTGGACCAACTTTCGCGCCGTGGCGTCATCGAGGTTAAGAAAGCCAACCGGGCCGGAGCCGGCGCCGGGCGTCCCGCCCGCCGCTACGTCCTCAGCTCCCAGGGTCAGTCCACGCTCGGTGACGACTACCTGGACATCGCAACCTCCGCACTCCGGCGCCTGGATGAAATGGCCGGACCGGATGCAGTCCGGCAGTTCGCCGTCGAGCGTTTTGCGGAGATGGAACGCCGCTACGCACCCGAAATTGACCAGGCCGGCCCGGACATCGCGGCCCGCGCCCAGGCCTTGTCGGAGGCGCTGAGCCGTGACGGCTTCGTGGCGTCGGCGCAGTCCATCGAGGCCAAGGCGCCGCTGCCGGCGGCTCTTTCCAGCGTCCAGCTGTGCCAGGGGCACTGCCCCATCCAGCACCTGGCGGCACAGTTCCCGGTGTTCTGCGACGTCGAGACCGAGCTCTTTTCCCGGCTGGTCGGCGTCGACGTCCGGCGGCTGTCCACGCTCGCCCGCGGCGGGCATGTCTGCACCACCCACATACCTACTGGGCGCCCGGCGGCCAGGGGACCTCACGGTCCCGCAACCCCGGACTCCTCGGTCAAAGTATCCAACCATCTGCAAGAAAGGCCGTGATGACGGACCAACTATCAGAGAAGACGGTTGCTGAATCTACTGTGATTTCGGAAATTCTCGAAAAGAATCCCGAGCTCCACGGAATCGGCACCTACGAGTACGGCTGGGCTGACAAGAATGACGTCGGCGCCAATGCCCGTCGAGGCATCAACGAAGAAGTCGTCCGCGACATTTCGGCCAAGAAGAGCGAGCCCCAATGGATGCTCGATCTCCGCCTCAAGGGCCTGAAGTACTTCGACCGCAAGCCCATGCCCACGTGGGGTGCGGACCTGTCGGGCATCGACTTCGACAACATCAAGTACTTCGTACGGTCCACCGAGAAGCAGGCCGCGACCTGGGAAGACCTGCCCGAGGACATCCGGAACACGTACGAAAAGCTGGGCATCCCGGAAGCCGAGCGCAGCCGCCTCGTCTCCGGCGTCGCCGCGCAGTACGAGTCCGAGGTTGTCTACCACCAGATTCGTGAGGACCTGGAACAGCAGGGCGTCATCTTCCTGGATACCGATACCGCGCTGCGGGAGCACCCGGAGATCTTCCAGGAATACTTTGGCACCATCATTCCGGTCGGCGACAACAAGTTCGCTTCGCTGAACACGGCCGTATGGTCCGGCGGGTCCTTTGTGTACGTTCCCAAGGGCGTCCACGTGGACATCCCGCTGCAGGCGTATTTCCGCATCAACACGGAAAATATGGGCCAGTTCGAGCGCACCCTGATCATCGCCGACGAGGACTCCTACGTCCACTACATCGAAGGCTGCACCGCGCCGATCTACACCTCGGATTCGCTGCACTCCGCCGTGGTGGAAATCATCGTGAAGAAGGGCGCCCGCGTCCGCTACACAACGATCCAGAACTGGTCCACCAACGTATACAACCTGGTCACCAAGCGCGCCATCTGCGAAGAGGGCGCCACCATGGAGTGGATCGATGGCAACATCGGCTCCAAGGTCACCATGAAGTACCCGGCCGTCT includes:
- a CDS encoding heme A synthase, yielding MSTASRSPRMASRITSRLPGTVNTAVRRLAVLSLIGQTVLVVTGGAVRLTASGLGCPTWPRCTADSLVNTPEMGIHGIIEFGNRLLTFALAAVAVMMLVYLWNLRRERRDLFLLALGLLASIPAQAIIGGITVLSGLNPWVVGLHFLVSMALVVLATLLVNRVYGRTGRAQTAELAALPGAARPVMMAVAVFAAVAVCLGVVVTGAGPHAGDANAPRNNLDWDLFSHIHAVPAYLVTAGALFGVYLVIRAGIRGPFRTGVLLLLGVTLLQAVIGFTQYYNGIPELLVGAHMLGAALLISAATNTADLARDSPVR
- a CDS encoding ABC transporter permease; the encoded protein is MTPVLGSAALGSAPAPLLRRILLQGKYETVTMLRNGEQLILAVVLPLLAMVGLTVTPLLDGLGASRINIAAPGILALCALSTAFTGQGIATGFDRRYGVLRFLSTTPLGRTGLIAGKVLAVLAVLFLQVIAVAAVAFVLGWEPNPAGWLPGLAMLVLGAAAFTALGLLVAGTVRPEATLAITNLLWILLGSLGGIVIPPERLPALAQAAAHLLPSGALGQALRDAFLHGSVNTAAVFVLLLWTAIAGGAAIRWFKWN
- a CDS encoding ABC transporter ATP-binding protein encodes the protein MRSPISPVLSISGLVKDVGPLPTLDGKMLRVVSGLSLVAGRGQVTALLGANGAGKTTTIECAQGLQKRTAGTISLLGQDPDTAGAALRSRVGVMLQDGGLPPSARPIPLLRHIAGMYQDPWPVEDLIRRLGIDAFSRTTVRRLSGGQKQRLALAAALVGKPEVLFLDEPSAGLDPQSRQMVFELISELRNRGMGIILTTHLMDDAQRLADYVYIIDAGRNVAEGTVAQLLRHELETGDGGPHIRTLLFEAEPGLDLTGVLPEAIEVRESRAGSYSATGALTPSDLAAVTAWWAVRGIMPSSMSLEARSLEDVFLDISGREIR
- a CDS encoding metalloregulator ArsR/SmtB family transcription factor, whose product is MSIPTPARFSAHGSPHGTSADAPQVPVPSGTPAGSAAQPHDADERTRDRVLNAVLEHGPVSAAELGDLLGFTPAAVRRHLDQLSRRGVIEVKKANRAGAGAGRPARRYVLSSQGQSTLGDDYLDIATSALRRLDEMAGPDAVRQFAVERFAEMERRYAPEIDQAGPDIAARAQALSEALSRDGFVASAQSIEAKAPLPAALSSVQLCQGHCPIQHLAAQFPVFCDVETELFSRLVGVDVRRLSTLARGGHVCTTHIPTGRPAARGPHGPATPDSSVKVSNHLQERP
- the sufB gene encoding Fe-S cluster assembly protein SufB — encoded protein: MTDQLSEKTVAESTVISEILEKNPELHGIGTYEYGWADKNDVGANARRGINEEVVRDISAKKSEPQWMLDLRLKGLKYFDRKPMPTWGADLSGIDFDNIKYFVRSTEKQAATWEDLPEDIRNTYEKLGIPEAERSRLVSGVAAQYESEVVYHQIREDLEQQGVIFLDTDTALREHPEIFQEYFGTIIPVGDNKFASLNTAVWSGGSFVYVPKGVHVDIPLQAYFRINTENMGQFERTLIIADEDSYVHYIEGCTAPIYTSDSLHSAVVEIIVKKGARVRYTTIQNWSTNVYNLVTKRAICEEGATMEWIDGNIGSKVTMKYPAVYLVGEGAKGETLSIAFAGEGQHQDTGSKMVHIAPNTKSSIVSKSVARGGGRAAYRGLVQVREGAKHSANTVRCDALLVDTISRSDTYPYIDIREDDVTMGHEATVSRVSEEQLFYLMSRGMREDEAMAMIVRGFIEPIARELPMEYALELNRLIELQMEGSVG